One region of Oryza sativa Japonica Group chromosome 5, ASM3414082v1 genomic DNA includes:
- the LOC4337717 gene encoding protein EMBRYO SAC DEVELOPMENT ARREST 30 isoform X2, translated as MLLKSKFKLATAIGIVLSMLSLLVHLFLANYSAGGITRYSLHMDDVLPFGPRPRPRRLWGSLSTLDHLHPYAKPRKIYPALDYHNGFIYAKIYGGFEKIQSSICDLVAVARLLNATLVIPEIQATTRAKGISSKFKSFSYLYDEDQFISALSSDVAIVRGLPKDLREARKKIKFPTVSPKNSATPEYYVTEVLPKLSKSKVIGIIINGGKCLQSILPATLEEFQRLRCRVAFHALKFRPEIRALGNQIVSRLRVSGRPYLAYHPGLLRDTLAFHGCAELFQVCVIWIKFLIRNQMIKRGTVKEQLSVDSVSRKINGSCPLMPEEVGLLLQALGYPSTTIIYLAGSETFGGQRILIPLRAMYANLVDRTSVCSQRELSDLVGPEAPLASDMAHPPPPKTEKELVDEWKRAGPRPRPLPPPPARPYYAHEKVGWYGWIGENDTEPDPSPVEFRRQAHRLLWDALDYFVSVEADAFFPGFHNDGSGWPDYSSLIMGHRLYQTPSGITYRPDRKTISALFENVSDHRYHPPRNWTLAARQHLNNSASVEGIVKSAMLSKPVSFLAHPLPECSCRTPKSPGVQSTKDSHGRLLFGGEEECPDWMVRSLAMVSTKNNEPQNEDYDGDLPEDDSSQDTQQESDRSDMNKSSEQDEEMDPDD; from the exons ATGCTCCTCAAGAGCAAATTCAAGTTGGCCACAGCGATTGGCATCGTGCTGTCGATGCTATCGCTGCTGGTGCACCTTTTCCTTGCGAATTATTCTGCTGGGGGAATCACAAGATATAGTCTGCATATGGATGATGTCCTTCCGTTTGGACCA AGGCCTCGACCCCGGAGATTGTGGGGTTCGTTGAGTACACTTGATCATTTACACCCTTATGCGAAACCTAGAAAAATCTACCCTG CTCTGGATTATCATAATGGTTTTATTTATGCAAAGATCTATGGTGGCTTTGAGAAGATACAATCTTCA ATCTGTGATCTTGTCGCCGTTGCCAGGCTCTTAAATGCCACCCTAGTTATTCCTGAGATTCAAGCAACGACACGTGCAAAAGGCATCAG TTCAAAATTCAAGAGCTTTTCATATCTATATGATGAAGATCAGTTCATTTCCGCACTTTCCAGTGATGTAGCTATTGTGCGTGGTTTGCCAAAGGATCTCAGGGAGGCtagaaaaaagataaaatttcccACAGTATCACCTAAAAACTCGGCTACTCCAGAATATTACGTGACAGAAGTCCTGCCAAAACTTTCCAAGTCAAAAGTTATTGGGATAATCATTAATGGAGGCAAATGTCTCCAG TCAATCCTTCCAGCAACCTTGGAGGAATTTCAGAGGCTTAGATGCAGGGTAGCCTTCCATGCTTTGAAGTTCCGTCCAGAAATTCGTGCTCTCGGGAACCAAATAGTTAGCAG ATTACGTGTATCTGGTCGTCCTTATCTAGCATATCACCCAGGACTGCTAAGAGATACTCTAGCTTTTCATGGTTGTGCTGAACTGTTCCAGGTTTGTGTAATTTGGATTAAATTTCTAAT AAGGAATCAGATGATCAAACGAGGAACTGTAAAGGAACAATTATCAGTTGATTCAGTGTCCAGGAAGATAAATGGTTCATGTCCACTCATGCCAGAAGAG GTTGGACTTCTGCTTCAGGCATTAGGTTATCCATCAACTACAATAATATACTTGGCTGGTTCTGAAACTTTTGGTGGACAGAGAATACTTATTCCACTACGAGCTATGTATGCCAACTTAGTTGATCGCACTTCTGTATGTAGTCAGAGGGAGTTATCTGATTTAGTTGGCCCAGAGGCTCCTCTTGCATCAGATATGGCACACCCTCCACCTCCCAAAACTGAGAAAGAACTCGTTGACGAATGGAAGAGAGCAGGGCCTCGCCCAAGACCGCTGCCACCACCTCCTGCAAGGCCATACTATGCTCATGAAAAAGTAGGCTGGTATGGCTGGATTGGTGAGAATGACACAGAACCAGATCCTTCTCCCGTTGAATTTAGAAGGCAAGCGCATCGGTTGCTCTGGGACGCACTTGATTATTTTGTTTCGGTTGAAGCTGATGCATTCTTTCCTGGGTTTCATAATGATGGGAGTGGCTGGCCAGACTACTCAAGTTTGATCATGGGGCATCGGCTATACCAAACCCCATCTGGTATAACCTATAGGCCTGACAG AAAGACTATTTCTGCGCTTTTCGAAAATGTTAGTGACCATCGGTATCACCCGCCACGGAATTGGACATTGGCTGCACGCCAACATCTCAATAACAGTGCAAGTGTAGAAGGCATTGTAAAATCAGCGATGCTGTCAAAACCTGTATCTTTTCTTGCCCACCCATTACCAGAGTGTTCTTGTAGAACGCCAAAGTCACCTGGTGTTCAGTCGACGAAAGATAGCCATGGTAGGCTCCTATTTGGAGGTGAAGAAGAGTGTCCTGATTGGATGGTTCGCAGCTTGGCCATGGTGTCTACCAAGAATAATGAGCCTCAAAATGAGGATTACGACGGCGACTTGCCTGAAGATGATTCTAGCCAAGACACACAGCAGGAATCTGATAGAAGTGACATGAATAAATCCTCAGAACAGGATGAGGAGATGGATCCAGATGATTGA
- the LOC4337717 gene encoding protein EMBRYO SAC DEVELOPMENT ARREST 30 isoform X1: protein MLLKSKFKLATAIGIVLSMLSLLVHLFLANYSAGGITRYSLHMDDVLPFGPRPRPRRLWGSLSTLDHLHPYAKPRKIYPALDYHNGFIYAKIYGGFEKIQSSICDLVAVARLLNATLVIPEIQATTRAKGISSKFKSFSYLYDEDQFISALSSDVAIVRGLPKDLREARKKIKFPTVSPKNSATPEYYVTEVLPKLSKSKVIGIIINGGKCLQSILPATLEEFQRLRCRVAFHALKFRPEIRALGNQIVSRLRVSGRPYLAYHPGLLRDTLAFHGCAELFQDIHTELIQYRRNQMIKRGTVKEQLSVDSVSRKINGSCPLMPEEVGLLLQALGYPSTTIIYLAGSETFGGQRILIPLRAMYANLVDRTSVCSQRELSDLVGPEAPLASDMAHPPPPKTEKELVDEWKRAGPRPRPLPPPPARPYYAHEKVGWYGWIGENDTEPDPSPVEFRRQAHRLLWDALDYFVSVEADAFFPGFHNDGSGWPDYSSLIMGHRLYQTPSGITYRPDRKTISALFENVSDHRYHPPRNWTLAARQHLNNSASVEGIVKSAMLSKPVSFLAHPLPECSCRTPKSPGVQSTKDSHGRLLFGGEEECPDWMVRSLAMVSTKNNEPQNEDYDGDLPEDDSSQDTQQESDRSDMNKSSEQDEEMDPDD, encoded by the exons ATGCTCCTCAAGAGCAAATTCAAGTTGGCCACAGCGATTGGCATCGTGCTGTCGATGCTATCGCTGCTGGTGCACCTTTTCCTTGCGAATTATTCTGCTGGGGGAATCACAAGATATAGTCTGCATATGGATGATGTCCTTCCGTTTGGACCA AGGCCTCGACCCCGGAGATTGTGGGGTTCGTTGAGTACACTTGATCATTTACACCCTTATGCGAAACCTAGAAAAATCTACCCTG CTCTGGATTATCATAATGGTTTTATTTATGCAAAGATCTATGGTGGCTTTGAGAAGATACAATCTTCA ATCTGTGATCTTGTCGCCGTTGCCAGGCTCTTAAATGCCACCCTAGTTATTCCTGAGATTCAAGCAACGACACGTGCAAAAGGCATCAG TTCAAAATTCAAGAGCTTTTCATATCTATATGATGAAGATCAGTTCATTTCCGCACTTTCCAGTGATGTAGCTATTGTGCGTGGTTTGCCAAAGGATCTCAGGGAGGCtagaaaaaagataaaatttcccACAGTATCACCTAAAAACTCGGCTACTCCAGAATATTACGTGACAGAAGTCCTGCCAAAACTTTCCAAGTCAAAAGTTATTGGGATAATCATTAATGGAGGCAAATGTCTCCAG TCAATCCTTCCAGCAACCTTGGAGGAATTTCAGAGGCTTAGATGCAGGGTAGCCTTCCATGCTTTGAAGTTCCGTCCAGAAATTCGTGCTCTCGGGAACCAAATAGTTAGCAG ATTACGTGTATCTGGTCGTCCTTATCTAGCATATCACCCAGGACTGCTAAGAGATACTCTAGCTTTTCATGGTTGTGCTGAACTGTTCCAG GATATTCATACAGAACTTATTCAATATAGAAGGAATCAGATGATCAAACGAGGAACTGTAAAGGAACAATTATCAGTTGATTCAGTGTCCAGGAAGATAAATGGTTCATGTCCACTCATGCCAGAAGAG GTTGGACTTCTGCTTCAGGCATTAGGTTATCCATCAACTACAATAATATACTTGGCTGGTTCTGAAACTTTTGGTGGACAGAGAATACTTATTCCACTACGAGCTATGTATGCCAACTTAGTTGATCGCACTTCTGTATGTAGTCAGAGGGAGTTATCTGATTTAGTTGGCCCAGAGGCTCCTCTTGCATCAGATATGGCACACCCTCCACCTCCCAAAACTGAGAAAGAACTCGTTGACGAATGGAAGAGAGCAGGGCCTCGCCCAAGACCGCTGCCACCACCTCCTGCAAGGCCATACTATGCTCATGAAAAAGTAGGCTGGTATGGCTGGATTGGTGAGAATGACACAGAACCAGATCCTTCTCCCGTTGAATTTAGAAGGCAAGCGCATCGGTTGCTCTGGGACGCACTTGATTATTTTGTTTCGGTTGAAGCTGATGCATTCTTTCCTGGGTTTCATAATGATGGGAGTGGCTGGCCAGACTACTCAAGTTTGATCATGGGGCATCGGCTATACCAAACCCCATCTGGTATAACCTATAGGCCTGACAG AAAGACTATTTCTGCGCTTTTCGAAAATGTTAGTGACCATCGGTATCACCCGCCACGGAATTGGACATTGGCTGCACGCCAACATCTCAATAACAGTGCAAGTGTAGAAGGCATTGTAAAATCAGCGATGCTGTCAAAACCTGTATCTTTTCTTGCCCACCCATTACCAGAGTGTTCTTGTAGAACGCCAAAGTCACCTGGTGTTCAGTCGACGAAAGATAGCCATGGTAGGCTCCTATTTGGAGGTGAAGAAGAGTGTCCTGATTGGATGGTTCGCAGCTTGGCCATGGTGTCTACCAAGAATAATGAGCCTCAAAATGAGGATTACGACGGCGACTTGCCTGAAGATGATTCTAGCCAAGACACACAGCAGGAATCTGATAGAAGTGACATGAATAAATCCTCAGAACAGGATGAGGAGATGGATCCAGATGATTGA